The Phycisphaerae bacterium RAS1 genome includes a region encoding these proteins:
- the ptpA_4 gene encoding Prolyl tripeptidyl peptidase precursor → MTCSSCAALSLFLAACFLPVASFAQSAAKPINVRDLHALERISQIQVSPDGQRVCFVLRTTDFDANRGRTNLWMCNIDGSVLRRLTTHPEGGASNPRWAADGGAIYFISSRDDSSQIWRIAADGGEAEQVTRLPLDVESFTLSRNGKLMALNMAVFPDASPADTKKRLDEKKQQKATGQLYDKLFVRHWDAWKDGRRSHIFVLPVGGMGVSPVPADSVNGRDARSTLSPEAVDLMKGMDADAPSRPFGDADEYTFTPDGKAVVFACRNVGREEAWSTRFDLHVAPVDGAAPPKVITPGNKATITQPVFSPDGRTLAYLAMTRPGYEADRMRIVLRSWPDGEPKLLTEKWDRSPQKIVWSGDGKTIYAFADNLGQRSIFAVSAADGAAKAMVEQGHATELGVAGDRVVYGLNSLKSPVQIHTVAAAGGSPTQITKINGEKLAELKLGEPEQFDFVGWNDEKVYGYIVKPVDFDAAKKYPIAFLIHGGPQGSFGNDWHYRWNPQLFAAAGYAAVMVDFHGSTGYGQAFTDAITGHWGDRPLEDLQKGLAAALAKYPWMNGEKVAALGASYGGYMINWIAGNWPDRFRCLVCHDGNLDEQFAYFDTEELWFPEWEHGGTPWEKPENFAKANPIDFVKNWKTPMLVIHGGKDYRVVYTHGIATFTALQRRGIPSKFLFFPDENHWVLKPANGILWYDTVLGWMDEWCKK, encoded by the coding sequence ATGACCTGCTCGTCCTGTGCCGCACTTTCGCTCTTCCTGGCCGCCTGTTTTCTGCCGGTCGCGTCATTTGCCCAATCCGCCGCCAAGCCGATCAACGTGCGCGACCTGCACGCCTTGGAGCGCATCAGCCAGATTCAGGTCTCGCCCGACGGCCAGCGCGTCTGCTTCGTCCTGCGAACCACCGACTTCGACGCCAACCGTGGGCGAACTAATCTGTGGATGTGCAACATCGACGGCAGCGTCCTGCGGCGGCTGACCACGCACCCGGAGGGCGGCGCAAGCAACCCGCGCTGGGCGGCCGACGGTGGCGCCATCTACTTCATTTCCAGCCGGGACGACAGCTCACAGATTTGGCGGATTGCGGCGGACGGCGGCGAGGCGGAGCAGGTCACCAGGCTCCCGCTCGACGTCGAGAGCTTCACGCTCTCGCGCAACGGTAAGCTCATGGCCCTCAACATGGCCGTCTTTCCCGACGCCTCACCGGCCGACACGAAAAAGCGGCTCGACGAGAAAAAGCAACAGAAGGCGACCGGCCAGCTTTATGACAAGCTCTTCGTGCGGCACTGGGACGCATGGAAAGACGGCCGGCGCTCGCACATCTTCGTCCTGCCCGTGGGTGGGATGGGCGTCTCGCCCGTCCCTGCCGACAGCGTGAACGGGCGAGACGCCCGTTCCACCCTCAGCCCGGAGGCGGTCGACTTGATGAAGGGCATGGACGCCGACGCGCCGTCACGACCCTTCGGCGATGCAGACGAGTACACGTTTACGCCGGACGGAAAGGCCGTGGTTTTTGCCTGCCGCAACGTCGGCCGCGAAGAGGCCTGGTCCACGCGTTTTGATCTGCATGTCGCGCCGGTTGATGGCGCCGCGCCGCCGAAGGTCATCACGCCGGGCAACAAGGCCACCATCACCCAGCCGGTCTTCTCGCCGGATGGCAGGACGCTCGCGTATCTGGCCATGACGCGGCCGGGATACGAGGCCGACCGCATGCGGATCGTGCTGCGAAGCTGGCCCGACGGCGAGCCCAAGTTGCTCACGGAAAAGTGGGACCGCTCGCCGCAGAAGATCGTCTGGTCGGGTGACGGCAAGACGATTTACGCGTTCGCCGACAACCTTGGCCAGCGTAGCATCTTCGCGGTTAGCGCCGCGGACGGCGCGGCGAAGGCGATGGTTGAGCAGGGCCACGCAACCGAATTGGGCGTCGCCGGGGATCGCGTCGTCTACGGGCTGAATTCGTTGAAAAGCCCCGTGCAAATCCACACGGTGGCCGCAGCCGGCGGCAGTCCGACGCAGATCACAAAGATCAACGGGGAAAAGCTCGCCGAGCTGAAGCTCGGTGAGCCGGAGCAGTTCGATTTCGTCGGCTGGAACGACGAGAAGGTCTACGGCTACATCGTCAAGCCGGTCGATTTTGACGCCGCGAAGAAGTATCCGATCGCGTTCCTGATTCACGGCGGCCCGCAGGGCTCGTTCGGCAACGACTGGCACTATCGCTGGAACCCGCAGCTTTTCGCGGCGGCGGGCTATGCAGCGGTGATGGTCGATTTCCACGGCTCCACCGGCTACGGACAGGCGTTCACGGACGCGATCACCGGCCACTGGGGTGATCGGCCGCTCGAAGACTTGCAGAAAGGCCTGGCGGCGGCCCTGGCGAAATACCCGTGGATGAACGGCGAGAAGGTGGCGGCGCTGGGCGCCTCCTACGGCGGCTACATGATCAACTGGATCGCCGGCAACTGGCCCGACCGCTTTCGCTGCCTGGTCTGCCACGACGGCAATCTCGACGAGCAGTTCGCCTACTTCGACACGGAGGAGTTGTGGTTCCCCGAGTGGGAGCACGGCGGGACGCCCTGGGAAAAACCGGAGAACTTTGCCAAGGCCAACCCGATCGACTTCGTGAAGAACTGGAAGACGCCGATGCTGGTGATCCACGGCGGGAAGGACTACCGCGTGGTTTACACGCACGGCATCGCGACGTTCACGGCGCTCCAGCGGCGCGGGATTCCGAGCAAGTTCCTGTTCTTCCCGGATGAGAATCACTGGGTTTTGAAGCCGGCGAATGGGATCTTGTGGTATGACACGGTGCTGGGGTGGATGGATGAGTGGTGTAAGAAGTAG
- a CDS encoding Endonuclease/Exonuclease/phosphatase family protein — protein sequence MKKKKETDLRVMTYNVHFDSIFPDGPAERAAKFRRVVQAVQPDVLALQEIRKPAAAAANVVNEALPLPGGGKWNACKGWTNVTLSRFPLSMTLERTDPPGERELCIAMVDLPNDRFPIDLYLMNNHFKCCGDTKNDPLRQKQSDAIVNWIRDVRTPGGKVDLPEKTALIICGDLNIVGARQPLDTLLTGDIQDEQAFGPDLPPDWDDSPLSDVPATHNAESGEVYTWRDDTDQYPPGRLDYVIYSDSVLTVVHSFVLDTLTMSEAMLKETGLDRLDCALDSVGKKIDHLPVVVDFRAR from the coding sequence TTGAAAAAGAAAAAAGAGACCGACCTGCGCGTCATGACCTACAACGTGCATTTCGACAGCATCTTCCCCGACGGCCCCGCCGAGCGCGCCGCCAAGTTCCGCCGCGTCGTGCAGGCCGTGCAGCCCGATGTGCTCGCGCTGCAGGAAATCCGCAAACCCGCCGCGGCGGCGGCGAACGTGGTGAACGAAGCGCTGCCGCTGCCCGGCGGCGGAAAATGGAACGCGTGCAAGGGCTGGACCAACGTCACGCTCAGCCGCTTCCCGCTCAGCATGACGCTCGAAAGAACCGACCCGCCCGGCGAGCGAGAGCTGTGCATCGCGATGGTCGACCTTCCCAACGACCGTTTTCCGATCGACCTGTACCTTATGAACAACCACTTCAAGTGCTGCGGCGACACCAAGAACGACCCGCTGCGTCAGAAACAGTCGGACGCGATCGTGAACTGGATTCGCGACGTCCGCACGCCCGGCGGAAAGGTCGATCTGCCGGAAAAGACCGCCCTCATCATCTGCGGCGACTTGAACATTGTCGGCGCCCGCCAGCCGCTCGACACGCTTCTGACCGGCGACATCCAGGATGAGCAGGCATTCGGGCCCGACCTGCCGCCGGACTGGGACGACTCGCCGCTGTCCGATGTCCCCGCGACGCACAACGCCGAGAGCGGCGAGGTGTATACCTGGCGCGACGACACGGACCAGTATCCGCCCGGCCGGCTGGATTACGTGATCTATTCCGACAGCGTGCTGACGGTGGTTCACAGTTTCGTGCTCGATACGTTGACGATGTCCGAGGCGATGCTGAAAGAAACGGGGCTGGACCGGCTGGATTGTGCGCTGGACAGCGTCGGCAAGAAGATCGATCACCTGCCGGTGGTCGTCGACTTTCGCGCGCGGTAG
- a CDS encoding ski2-like helicase yields the protein MQRDELLNRFIDALPHALYSYQEEALLAWFESDAGVMVCAPTGMGKTLLAEAAVFEALHSRQRLYYTTPLIALTDQKYRELGALAEKWGFSRQDVGLITGNRRENPDALVRVVVAEILLNHLLSPDPALLDAANLHAVVMDEFHNFNDFDRGVVWELSLVLLPRHVRVLLLSATVGNPYDFADWLAKEHGRKLVVVISTERRVPLEFCWVEDRLLTEYLPAMVAGNDADNRTPALVFCFNRDECWEVAERLKGLPLINAATRTQIETELAPFKADLSDGVGPKLQQMLIRGVGVHHAGVLPTHKHAVETLFNKKLVPFVVCTETLAAGVNLPARSVVLSTLLKGKHGDKKLIPSATAHQIFGRAGRPQFDTQGYVHVVAHEDDVKIHKWKKRYDQIDPNSKDPGIMRMRKELERKRPTRRKTEQYWSEGQLKSLIQAGPAKLFSRSMIPYSMLIFLLTKTGELRSVREFLVKRFAGAERIESFQKQLEVMVGNLAALGYLTRSEDGEHVTLADSIHKLLQFRSVDPLFGAYVAEQLAYSNFDEKVLALDSMLEMPPVIERKVRVPDLPPGPLQTQVLEPLMIQLGLTLAPLESDAQDEEDGWDDGFDEDQPRPPSMPEMLKQVFEARLPAPENVFIQPKWVTGGAIEFDGEFFKFVRSRDLVKQEGIVLRHLLRVVILAGEILTQSNDPDYARIVELATKTCRRVEPQYTERFLAEAAAVKKLEPV from the coding sequence ATGCAGCGCGACGAGCTTCTGAATCGCTTCATCGACGCCCTCCCGCACGCGCTGTACAGCTACCAGGAAGAGGCCTTGCTGGCCTGGTTCGAGTCCGATGCCGGGGTCATGGTCTGCGCCCCGACCGGCATGGGAAAAACGCTCCTGGCCGAGGCGGCGGTGTTCGAGGCGCTGCATTCGCGCCAGAGACTCTACTACACCACGCCGCTGATCGCGCTGACCGACCAGAAATACCGCGAGCTCGGCGCCCTCGCGGAGAAATGGGGCTTCTCTCGTCAGGACGTCGGTCTGATCACTGGCAACCGCCGTGAGAATCCGGATGCGCTCGTCCGCGTGGTCGTCGCCGAAATCCTGCTGAATCACCTGCTCTCCCCCGACCCCGCGCTGCTCGACGCCGCCAACCTGCACGCCGTCGTCATGGACGAGTTTCACAACTTCAACGACTTCGATCGCGGCGTCGTCTGGGAGCTGTCGCTGGTGCTGCTGCCGAGGCACGTGCGCGTGTTGCTGCTTTCGGCGACCGTCGGCAATCCCTACGACTTCGCCGACTGGCTGGCCAAGGAGCACGGCCGGAAGCTCGTCGTTGTGATTTCGACCGAGCGGCGCGTGCCGCTGGAGTTCTGCTGGGTTGAAGACCGATTGCTGACTGAATACCTGCCGGCCATGGTCGCCGGCAACGACGCCGACAACCGCACGCCGGCGCTGGTCTTCTGTTTCAATCGCGACGAATGCTGGGAAGTGGCCGAGCGGCTCAAGGGGCTGCCGCTGATCAACGCCGCCACGCGGACGCAGATCGAAACCGAGCTGGCGCCCTTCAAGGCCGACCTCTCGGACGGCGTAGGGCCGAAGCTGCAACAGATGCTGATCCGCGGCGTGGGCGTGCATCACGCGGGCGTATTGCCGACGCACAAGCACGCGGTCGAGACGCTGTTCAACAAGAAGCTCGTGCCGTTTGTGGTCTGCACCGAGACGCTGGCCGCCGGCGTGAACCTGCCGGCCCGCTCGGTCGTGCTGAGCACGCTGCTGAAAGGCAAGCACGGCGACAAGAAGCTGATTCCGTCCGCAACGGCCCACCAGATTTTCGGCCGCGCCGGCCGGCCGCAGTTCGACACACAGGGCTACGTGCACGTCGTCGCGCACGAGGACGACGTGAAGATTCACAAGTGGAAGAAGCGCTACGATCAGATCGACCCGAACAGCAAAGACCCCGGCATCATGCGGATGCGCAAGGAGCTGGAGCGCAAGCGCCCCACGCGCCGCAAGACCGAGCAATACTGGAGCGAGGGGCAGCTCAAGTCGCTGATTCAGGCCGGCCCGGCCAAGCTCTTCTCGCGCTCAATGATCCCCTACTCGATGCTGATCTTTCTGCTGACCAAAACCGGCGAACTGCGCAGCGTGCGCGAATTCCTGGTGAAGCGCTTCGCGGGGGCCGAGCGGATCGAGTCGTTTCAGAAGCAGCTCGAGGTAATGGTCGGCAATCTGGCGGCGCTGGGCTACCTGACGCGCTCCGAGGACGGCGAGCACGTGACGCTGGCCGACTCGATCCACAAGCTGCTTCAGTTCCGCAGCGTCGATCCGCTCTTCGGCGCGTATGTCGCTGAGCAACTGGCGTACTCCAATTTTGACGAGAAAGTGCTGGCGCTCGATTCAATGCTGGAGATGCCGCCGGTGATCGAGCGCAAGGTGCGCGTGCCCGATCTGCCGCCCGGACCGCTCCAGACCCAGGTGCTGGAGCCGTTGATGATCCAGTTGGGGCTGACGCTCGCTCCGCTGGAATCGGACGCGCAGGACGAGGAGGACGGCTGGGACGACGGATTCGACGAAGACCAGCCGCGCCCGCCCAGCATGCCGGAGATGCTCAAGCAGGTGTTTGAAGCCCGCCTGCCCGCGCCGGAAAACGTGTTCATTCAGCCGAAATGGGTGACGGGCGGAGCAATCGAGTTCGACGGCGAGTTCTTCAAGTTCGTGCGCTCGCGCGACCTGGTGAAGCAGGAAGGAATCGTGCTGCGGCACCTGCTGCGCGTGGTGATTCTCGCGGGCGAGATTCTGACGCAGTCGAACGACCCGGACTACGCACGGATCGTCGAGCTGGCGACCAAAACCTGCCGCCGCGTGGAGCCGCAGTACACCGAGCGCTTCCTGGCGGAGGCGGCGGCGGTGAAGAAGCTGGAACCGGTCTGA